One Tunturibacter gelidoferens genomic region harbors:
- the pyrH gene encoding UMP kinase, with translation MYKRVLLKISGEALAAGKGFGIDAVFIHKIAAEIAAVHALGCEIAIVVGGGNFFRGVAQQAIDMDRVAADHMGMLSTVINAIALQDAIEKLGLFCRVMSAIEMHEVAEPYIRRRAMRHLEKNRIVIFAAGTGNPFFSTDTAASLRAMEIKADILLKATSVDGIYTADPKVDDKATKFEQITYSEMLRLNLRVMDTTAVSLCRDNNMPMMVFSMREPGNIVRVVSGEKIGSLVTA, from the coding sequence ATGTACAAAAGAGTCCTCCTCAAGATCTCAGGCGAAGCTCTGGCCGCAGGCAAAGGTTTTGGCATTGACGCCGTCTTTATTCACAAAATAGCAGCCGAGATCGCCGCCGTCCACGCCCTCGGCTGCGAGATCGCCATCGTCGTCGGTGGTGGAAACTTCTTCCGCGGCGTCGCCCAGCAGGCCATCGACATGGACCGCGTCGCCGCCGATCACATGGGCATGCTCTCCACCGTCATCAACGCCATCGCCCTTCAAGACGCCATCGAGAAGCTGGGCCTCTTCTGCCGCGTCATGTCCGCCATCGAGATGCACGAAGTAGCCGAGCCCTACATCCGCCGCCGCGCCATGCGCCACCTCGAGAAGAACCGCATCGTCATCTTCGCCGCCGGAACCGGCAACCCTTTCTTCTCCACCGACACCGCTGCCAGCCTACGCGCCATGGAGATCAAAGCCGACATCCTCCTCAAGGCCACCTCCGTCGACGGCATCTACACTGCCGACCCCAAAGTCGATGACAAAGCCACAAAATTCGAACAGATCACCTACAGCGAAATGCTCCGCCTCAACCTCCGCGTCATGGACACCACCGCCGTCTCCCTCTGTCGCGACAACAACATGCCCATGATGGTCTTCAGCATGCGCGAGCCCGGCAACATCGTTCGCGTCGTCAGCGGCGAAAAAATCGGCTCCCTCGTCACAGCCTGA
- a CDS encoding acyltransferase family protein, translated as MNPSLLEPEIEQPQTPAQPPAAITTRKPPLPALTGIRTLLAIFIILFHFTPPHLGLLYPIIGNGYVFVGVFFLISGYVLTYNYADRANTLVKREFWLARFSRLYPIYLLVLLISFRMVQDEWHARSRFEFWQGIILTPLVLQGWSPSVATFWNTVAWTLSSEVVLYAAFPWLIRLPWPKKPIQLVFLLAALWIIGLFPHSLYLWLNPDHIVGPVDRYSSTQLIRFLKYTPLPYVCTFLIGVTLGKLQHALTITSRQRLLLSFASLALVGVFFYTLVLRTPYLLMHGGLMTPVFAALVLGLSGPHAISAIFSWRPLLLIGESSYCLYLLHFNVFQLLHIYRVPERLHLSALEPWLSYVILILLALAAFHFVETPARKAILTRFSRKPRMLSPVSN; from the coding sequence GTGAATCCCAGCCTTCTGGAACCAGAGATCGAGCAGCCGCAGACCCCTGCCCAACCACCCGCGGCCATCACCACCCGCAAGCCGCCCCTGCCGGCTCTCACCGGTATCCGCACTCTGCTGGCCATCTTCATCATTCTCTTCCACTTCACGCCGCCACACCTCGGCCTCCTCTATCCCATCATCGGTAACGGCTACGTCTTCGTCGGCGTCTTCTTTCTCATCTCCGGCTACGTCCTTACCTACAACTACGCCGACCGCGCAAACACCCTGGTCAAACGCGAGTTCTGGCTGGCCCGCTTCTCCCGGCTCTACCCCATCTACCTCCTCGTGCTCCTCATCTCCTTCCGCATGGTGCAGGACGAGTGGCACGCCCGCTCCCGCTTCGAGTTCTGGCAGGGAATCATCCTCACCCCCCTCGTCCTCCAGGGTTGGAGTCCCTCCGTCGCCACCTTCTGGAACACCGTCGCCTGGACTCTCTCGAGCGAAGTCGTCCTCTACGCCGCCTTCCCTTGGCTCATTCGTCTTCCGTGGCCCAAAAAGCCGATCCAGCTCGTCTTTCTTCTCGCAGCTCTCTGGATCATCGGCCTGTTCCCCCACTCCCTCTATCTCTGGCTCAACCCCGACCACATCGTCGGTCCGGTCGACCGCTACAGCTCCACCCAGCTCATTCGATTCCTCAAGTACACCCCACTCCCGTACGTCTGCACCTTCCTCATTGGCGTCACCCTGGGCAAACTCCAACACGCCCTCACCATCACCTCACGTCAGCGCCTCCTTCTCTCTTTTGCCAGCCTGGCCCTTGTGGGAGTCTTCTTCTACACCCTGGTTCTCCGCACACCCTATCTCCTCATGCACGGCGGCCTGATGACCCCCGTCTTCGCCGCCCTGGTCCTCGGCCTCAGTGGGCCTCACGCAATCTCGGCCATCTTCTCCTGGCGTCCTCTCCTACTGATCGGTGAAAGCAGCTACTGCCTCTACCTGCTCCATTTCAATGTCTTCCAACTCCTCCACATCTACCGTGTGCCGGAGCGACTGCACCTGTCAGCCCTCGAGCCTTGGCTCTCCTACGTAATCCTTATCTTGCTGGCTTTGGCCGCCTTCCACTTCGTAGAAACCCCTGCCCGTAAAGCCATCCTCACACGCTTCTCCCGCAAACCCCGCATGCTGTCACCCGTCTCAAACTAG
- a CDS encoding lactonase family protein, whose protein sequence is MKWNKMGRGTVASILSFALVSVTACSRDYTLAYVYVTTAKPLTSTSPNGGINAYAVDFQIGSLTPLADSPIPAGRNPVTLVASPNGLNLYVVNHDDSTIGEYSIGTDGKIYLQNTYNITGSNATAVAMDAAGAFLYVTFQYQLGPTGQQLYSTASPGPGGITIFPISSKDGSLGTPKTVNVGNTPVGVVVSRPRCEPSAAYNAGNPTCTLTDGTGSGLQTSFVYIIDQETPTTPKAALLGFSQNMSTGLLTPTPGTTITTDATGKTVATGYGVGITPSAIAEDPSSRFVYVTDQAANVLYGKTANADGSLTPMVNNQFPTGLFPVGVTVDPRGKFLYVANFSSGTVGAYTIDQNSGNPTGSVGSASTATGTGPTCVAIEPALGVYLYTSNNLEGDVSAFQLAPQNGTLKQVQNTPFPSGALPTCAVAVANGSHPTQIIVE, encoded by the coding sequence ATGAAGTGGAATAAGATGGGTCGCGGAACAGTGGCCTCGATATTGTCTTTTGCGTTGGTGAGCGTAACGGCGTGCAGCCGCGACTACACGCTGGCGTATGTATACGTGACGACTGCAAAACCGTTGACGAGCACCTCTCCTAACGGTGGGATCAATGCCTACGCGGTGGACTTCCAGATCGGATCACTGACGCCGCTGGCAGATTCACCGATACCGGCAGGCAGAAATCCGGTGACCCTGGTTGCCTCGCCGAATGGGCTAAATCTGTATGTCGTCAATCACGACGATTCAACCATCGGTGAGTACTCAATCGGAACCGACGGGAAGATCTACCTGCAGAACACGTACAACATAACGGGAAGCAATGCTACCGCGGTTGCGATGGATGCGGCAGGTGCTTTTCTTTATGTCACCTTCCAATATCAGCTGGGTCCAACTGGACAGCAGCTGTACTCGACCGCTTCGCCTGGGCCTGGCGGTATCACGATCTTTCCAATCAGTTCCAAGGACGGCTCGCTGGGAACTCCTAAGACCGTCAACGTCGGCAACACCCCAGTCGGGGTTGTGGTTAGCCGTCCGCGCTGCGAACCGTCGGCCGCCTACAATGCCGGAAATCCGACCTGCACTTTGACCGACGGCACGGGATCTGGACTTCAGACCTCGTTTGTTTACATCATCGATCAGGAGACACCGACGACGCCTAAGGCTGCGTTGCTTGGCTTCTCACAGAACATGTCGACGGGGTTATTGACTCCTACTCCCGGGACCACGATCACGACCGATGCTACGGGCAAGACGGTGGCAACCGGTTATGGCGTGGGGATCACACCGAGCGCGATCGCGGAAGATCCTTCCTCCCGGTTTGTGTATGTCACGGACCAGGCGGCCAATGTGCTCTACGGCAAAACAGCCAATGCAGATGGGTCGCTGACCCCGATGGTCAATAACCAGTTCCCAACGGGTCTCTTCCCGGTGGGTGTGACGGTCGATCCGCGTGGCAAGTTCCTGTATGTCGCGAACTTCTCCTCTGGAACGGTTGGCGCTTATACGATCGATCAAAACTCGGGGAATCCGACGGGGTCCGTCGGTTCTGCTTCGACGGCCACGGGCACGGGTCCAACCTGCGTTGCGATCGAACCGGCACTCGGCGTTTACCTCTATACGTCGAACAACCTCGAAGGCGATGTCTCGGCGTTTCAACTGGCCCCTCAAAACGGCACGCTGAAGCAGGTGCAGAATACGCCGTTCCCCTCGGGCGCACTGCCGACCTGTGCAGTGGCAGTGGCGAATGGTTCGCATCCGACGCAGATCATAGTCGAGTAA
- a CDS encoding beta-propeller fold lactonase family protein: MALVVSVAMGLGMTACGGGTIGFMWVLGTQYNQIAGFKIDDFTGNLTTIPHSPFTSGGANPVSIVVKPGGRFVFVVNKGGGNGTTTNLPCGTAGSISEFSVGGQGVLTFQQCFTSQGTTPVWAAVDTTGNFLYVLDQQAPSLDGAPLPPNGDITVFSIDPNTGRLTLVLNQQIKDPATGLQLTYFPVGQTPTMLAVLGGCVLTLNTADQTVSPYAAGTAGQLTLTTTQKYSTNALRPTSIIAGGGNIYITDAGAPNTNSPGQLLPFTVGATSCSLNTINNGVGTNPSPAANPVYSLVGGTGSAKNFVYVANQSTTDTTNANSSISAFNILSNGALQLLNDPGNNPYPVGAGPVCMVEDPSNQYIYTSNGDGTVTGKQISTTGTLSDLRRGSKFTATGQTTCLAVSGNVN; encoded by the coding sequence ATGGCCTTGGTAGTGTCCGTAGCGATGGGTCTGGGCATGACGGCGTGCGGTGGCGGCACGATCGGGTTCATGTGGGTTCTTGGAACGCAATACAACCAGATCGCCGGCTTCAAGATCGATGACTTTACGGGAAATCTGACAACGATTCCTCATTCGCCGTTCACCTCTGGCGGAGCGAACCCCGTGTCGATCGTGGTGAAGCCGGGTGGCCGCTTCGTCTTTGTGGTCAATAAGGGGGGCGGGAATGGAACAACAACCAACCTGCCTTGCGGAACCGCGGGCAGCATCAGCGAGTTCAGCGTTGGCGGACAGGGTGTGTTGACCTTCCAGCAGTGCTTCACAAGCCAGGGGACTACACCTGTCTGGGCAGCGGTCGATACTACGGGTAACTTCCTGTATGTTCTGGACCAGCAGGCACCCTCGCTCGATGGGGCTCCACTACCTCCGAACGGGGACATCACGGTGTTCTCGATCGACCCGAACACCGGCCGATTGACACTGGTATTGAACCAGCAGATCAAGGATCCCGCGACGGGCTTGCAGCTGACGTACTTCCCTGTTGGGCAAACGCCGACAATGTTGGCGGTCTTGGGCGGATGCGTGTTAACGCTCAATACAGCTGACCAGACCGTCTCTCCCTACGCGGCTGGAACCGCCGGACAGCTGACGCTTACGACTACGCAAAAGTACAGTACGAATGCTCTACGGCCTACGTCGATTATTGCCGGTGGAGGCAATATTTACATTACCGATGCAGGTGCTCCCAATACGAACAGTCCGGGGCAGCTTCTTCCGTTTACCGTTGGGGCCACTTCGTGCTCGTTGAACACGATCAACAACGGAGTGGGTACCAATCCCTCACCGGCGGCAAATCCGGTCTATTCCTTGGTCGGCGGGACAGGCTCTGCGAAGAACTTTGTCTATGTCGCGAACCAGTCGACTACCGATACCACGAATGCGAACAGCTCGATTTCGGCGTTCAATATCCTGTCCAACGGAGCACTGCAGTTGCTGAACGATCCGGGGAACAACCCGTACCCGGTCGGCGCAGGGCCGGTTTGTATGGTCGAGGACCCGTCGAATCAATACATCTACACGTCAAATGGAGATGGGACGGTGACCGGGAAGCAGATCTCGACAACAGGCACCCTGTCGGATCTGCGCAGAGGGTCGAAGTTCACGGCGACCGGACAGACGACGTGCCTCGCAGTAAGCGGAAACGTAAACTAG
- a CDS encoding M13 family metallopeptidase, with the protein MISKSFASVLILSTGVCLGQAFTRADAAGGPSSEPKQPIIFDLSAIDKTADPCTDFYQYACGNWLKKNPIPADQVRWGRFNELAERNNYLLYTELRAAADAPKTPLQRKYGDYFAACMNVDLADQLGVKPLKPVLAAIESLKDKKQLATTVAELQRTYSVGVFYGLNVQQDQKDSSQQIASAIQGGLSLPDRSYYLTEDERSQKLRDQYVEHVAKMFVLLGDAPERAADEAKSVMTIETALAKGSIDRVELRDPAKRYHIMSRQDLEVLSPDYDWQTYLQEVKIGEFSTLNVATPDYFKAMNVAIDTASLDSIKSYLRWQALRTAAPALSKPFVDENFNFFSATLQGQKEQTPRWKRCTRATDAALGEAVGQDWVKQYFPPDAKANMDKLVVALEQALGQDIQQLPWMSDATKVEAKAKLDAIRNKIGYPESWRDYSTLTVKRDDYLGNVQRGQNFERARNYAKLGKPVDEKEWGMTPPTVNAYYSPPNNDINFPAGILQPPFFDNSKDPAVNFGGIGTVIGHEMTHGFDDQGSKYDPKGNVRPWFTAEDRAKFTERTDCEAKEYDGFKVAEGQNLNGKLTLGENTADNGGIRIAFQALEAALTQQGAAAEPGYVDGKRDGYTAQQRFFITFGQLWCQNQTEQNARVLAKTDPHSTGEWRAKGTVQNFDEFGKAFGCKAGQPMMPVNSCRVW; encoded by the coding sequence ATGATTTCTAAGTCTTTTGCAAGTGTGCTGATACTGTCTACGGGAGTTTGTCTTGGGCAAGCGTTTACTAGGGCAGATGCAGCCGGTGGGCCAAGTTCGGAGCCGAAGCAGCCAATCATCTTCGACCTTTCCGCAATTGATAAGACCGCGGACCCTTGTACCGATTTTTACCAATATGCTTGCGGCAATTGGCTGAAGAAAAATCCTATACCTGCAGATCAGGTACGGTGGGGAAGGTTTAACGAGTTGGCGGAGCGAAATAATTATTTGTTGTATACCGAGTTGAGGGCTGCCGCCGACGCTCCGAAGACTCCCCTGCAGCGGAAGTACGGGGACTACTTCGCTGCGTGCATGAACGTGGATCTGGCGGACCAACTGGGGGTGAAGCCGTTGAAGCCAGTATTGGCGGCGATTGAATCGTTGAAGGACAAAAAGCAACTGGCGACGACTGTCGCAGAGTTACAGAGAACCTATTCTGTGGGCGTGTTTTATGGGTTGAATGTGCAGCAGGATCAGAAAGACTCGAGCCAGCAGATTGCGAGCGCGATCCAGGGGGGCCTTTCGCTGCCGGACCGGTCGTACTATCTGACTGAGGATGAGAGGAGCCAAAAGCTACGGGATCAGTATGTCGAGCACGTCGCGAAGATGTTCGTGCTATTAGGCGATGCTCCTGAGAGAGCTGCGGACGAGGCTAAAAGTGTAATGACCATCGAGACGGCGCTCGCCAAGGGCTCAATCGATCGCGTCGAGCTGCGAGATCCGGCGAAGCGGTACCACATTATGTCCAGGCAGGACCTCGAGGTGCTGTCTCCCGATTATGATTGGCAGACCTATTTGCAAGAAGTCAAGATCGGAGAGTTCAGTACGCTGAATGTCGCGACGCCGGACTACTTCAAGGCGATGAATGTAGCGATCGATACGGCGAGTTTGGATTCGATCAAGAGCTATCTGCGCTGGCAGGCGTTGAGAACCGCTGCGCCTGCTTTGTCGAAGCCATTTGTGGATGAAAACTTCAACTTTTTTTCAGCGACGCTGCAAGGCCAGAAGGAACAGACGCCACGTTGGAAACGTTGTACACGCGCAACGGATGCGGCGCTGGGTGAAGCCGTGGGCCAGGATTGGGTGAAACAATACTTTCCTCCCGATGCGAAGGCCAACATGGACAAACTGGTGGTGGCGCTTGAACAGGCGCTGGGACAGGACATACAACAGCTGCCATGGATGAGCGACGCGACGAAGGTAGAAGCGAAGGCAAAGCTCGATGCGATTCGGAACAAGATCGGTTATCCGGAAAGCTGGCGCGACTACAGCACATTGACTGTTAAGCGCGACGACTACCTTGGAAACGTGCAGCGGGGTCAGAACTTTGAGCGGGCCCGCAACTATGCCAAGCTAGGCAAGCCGGTCGACGAGAAGGAGTGGGGTATGACGCCGCCTACGGTCAATGCGTACTACAGCCCTCCGAATAACGATATCAACTTCCCTGCCGGGATTCTGCAGCCTCCCTTCTTCGACAACAGCAAAGATCCAGCGGTAAACTTTGGCGGCATCGGTACTGTGATCGGGCATGAGATGACGCATGGTTTCGATGACCAGGGATCGAAGTACGATCCGAAAGGAAATGTGCGGCCGTGGTTCACAGCGGAGGACCGCGCGAAGTTTACCGAGCGTACCGATTGCGAAGCGAAAGAGTATGACGGGTTCAAGGTTGCCGAGGGACAAAACCTCAACGGAAAGCTAACGCTTGGCGAAAATACGGCAGACAATGGCGGGATTCGCATTGCATTCCAGGCGCTCGAAGCAGCTCTAACGCAACAGGGAGCCGCTGCTGAGCCGGGGTATGTCGATGGGAAGCGTGATGGTTATACCGCGCAGCAGCGCTTCTTTATCACCTTCGGACAGCTGTGGTGCCAGAATCAGACGGAACAGAACGCGCGTGTGCTGGCCAAGACCGATCCGCACAGCACAGGCGAGTGGCGGGCGAAGGGCACGGTGCAAAACTTCGATGAGTTCGGCAAGGCCTTTGGCTGTAAAGCAGGACAACCAATGATGCCGGTGAACTCCTGTCGCGTCTGGTAG
- a CDS encoding MlaD family protein, with protein MPSQQEVRWSQLKVGVIVLISTVVLVTLLFLMTSSSGLGIFSHKLTVVTFFENSAGLKTGAAVNLEGVTIGTVKSVTIDNSPEHKLTPVKVVMKMNEKFATNLKKDSKASLSTVGVLGDTVVDINSQFAVGPPLQDGDVLKTLETPSLTDVVKASQGTIESLNVILAKMNIIVDNIQSGKGSVGQLINNPDLYNKANNTVDELLKLEKNINAGRGSIGKLMTDDTLYNRLNGTVAKLQSIAEGIDSGKGTAGKLIKDDTLYKNLNSTLAHANSLLADADAGKGGIGLMLKDPKFRQDLSNTLTQVNTLVTGVNDGRGTLGKLVTDDAAYTNLNKLLEASTDLVKTIRSDPKKYLTIHLKIF; from the coding sequence ATGCCCAGCCAGCAGGAGGTCCGGTGGTCGCAGTTGAAGGTGGGCGTGATTGTACTGATTTCGACAGTGGTGCTGGTGACCCTGCTGTTCCTGATGACGAGTTCGTCGGGTCTGGGAATTTTTTCGCATAAGCTGACGGTGGTGACGTTCTTCGAGAACTCGGCCGGCCTGAAGACAGGTGCGGCGGTGAACCTGGAAGGCGTGACGATCGGGACGGTGAAGTCTGTGACGATCGACAACTCACCAGAGCACAAGCTGACTCCGGTGAAGGTGGTGATGAAGATGAACGAAAAGTTCGCCACCAATCTGAAGAAAGATTCGAAGGCTTCGCTGTCGACGGTGGGAGTGCTGGGCGATACGGTGGTGGATATCAATAGCCAGTTTGCCGTGGGGCCGCCACTGCAGGACGGTGATGTACTGAAGACTCTGGAGACGCCTAGTTTGACCGATGTCGTGAAGGCGAGCCAGGGAACGATCGAGAGCCTGAATGTGATTCTGGCGAAGATGAACATCATCGTTGACAACATTCAGTCGGGGAAGGGCTCGGTCGGGCAGCTGATCAATAATCCTGATTTGTACAACAAGGCGAACAATACCGTCGATGAGCTTTTGAAGCTGGAGAAGAATATCAATGCGGGTCGCGGGTCGATCGGCAAACTGATGACCGACGACACGTTGTACAACCGGCTAAACGGCACAGTGGCGAAGTTACAGAGTATTGCTGAAGGGATCGACAGCGGCAAGGGCACGGCGGGCAAACTGATAAAGGACGATACCCTTTATAAAAACCTGAACTCGACGCTTGCGCATGCGAATTCGCTGCTGGCCGATGCCGACGCTGGCAAAGGTGGGATTGGGCTCATGCTGAAAGATCCCAAGTTTCGCCAGGATCTGAGCAATACGCTGACGCAGGTAAACACGCTGGTGACTGGAGTGAACGATGGTCGAGGTACGCTGGGCAAACTAGTGACCGACGATGCCGCCTACACCAACCTGAACAAACTGCTGGAGGCCAGCACGGATCTGGTGAAGACGATTCGAAGCGATCCGAAGAAATACCTGACGATCCATCTGAAGATCTTTTAG
- the acpS gene encoding holo-ACP synthase: MVLGVGTDLIETKRIEESIDRYGERFLERVFTPGEIAYCMRKKKNAAESFAARFAAKEAGAKALGTGISRGVTWKELEVRREASGRPTLHLSGRAAELAGAMGVHRVQLSLTHSRELAMAVVVVED, from the coding sequence ATGGTGCTTGGAGTAGGAACGGATTTGATAGAGACGAAACGGATCGAGGAGAGCATCGATCGGTACGGCGAGCGGTTTCTGGAGCGGGTTTTCACTCCTGGAGAGATCGCCTACTGCATGCGTAAGAAAAAGAATGCCGCAGAGAGCTTTGCGGCCCGGTTTGCTGCGAAGGAGGCCGGTGCGAAGGCTCTCGGGACCGGAATTAGTCGAGGCGTTACGTGGAAAGAGCTTGAAGTGCGGCGCGAGGCGAGTGGCAGACCCACGCTACACCTGAGTGGGAGGGCGGCAGAGTTGGCTGGGGCTATGGGCGTGCACAGGGTACAGTTGAGCTTGACCCATAGCAGGGAGCTAGCGATGGCGGTGGTGGTCGTTGAAGACTAA
- a CDS encoding transporter has protein sequence MLRRRVLPGLVVLLAAAGSLPAQTTPAKVAPQTQEVAKAATLTKDPVDLKLQDALRERDAIIRNLLERVNELEWRINGGFTTPAKVEERPALPASSTSRVINSVVSTSTYDSTERQATEALDQALILRGGLLLPSGTLEVDHTTSYFSASSDHVTVNGFALLPVLVVGDIASERIREDYLLPNFTARLGLPHKFQGDFTIPYGYELIRTVDANNVQTSSSSFGLGDISAGVSRQFTVEHGKVPDILASVRFKSTTGKDAFNLQSNLTALGTGFNALQGNLTLSKSSDPVVFFGNLSYTANLPGNHTVSANDPTNPSATMVGHFKPGDAVGFQLGSILALNPEVSMTLGWDQRFTRSTTLNGVDIPASYLVEGALRFGTTYVYAPGKTIDLSFGVGLTPDTPNLQFSVGVPFRFGLWGAKPKKLDVH, from the coding sequence ATGTTGCGGCGAAGAGTTCTACCAGGCCTTGTGGTGTTGCTGGCGGCTGCGGGATCGCTCCCGGCACAGACGACACCAGCTAAAGTTGCCCCTCAGACACAAGAAGTCGCCAAAGCAGCGACTCTGACGAAAGACCCGGTGGATTTGAAGCTGCAGGACGCACTGCGAGAGCGCGATGCCATCATCCGCAACCTGCTGGAGCGAGTAAATGAGCTGGAGTGGCGCATCAACGGAGGATTTACCACTCCGGCCAAGGTTGAGGAACGTCCTGCTTTGCCGGCCAGCTCGACTAGTCGAGTGATTAATTCGGTAGTGTCGACGTCAACCTACGACAGCACGGAGAGGCAGGCAACGGAGGCTCTCGACCAAGCGTTGATCTTGCGCGGCGGATTGCTGTTACCTTCCGGAACTCTGGAGGTCGACCATACGACTTCTTATTTCAGCGCCTCGTCTGACCATGTGACAGTGAATGGGTTCGCGCTGCTGCCAGTGTTAGTCGTCGGCGATATCGCTTCTGAGCGTATTCGGGAGGATTACCTGCTGCCAAACTTTACGGCCAGACTGGGGCTTCCGCATAAGTTCCAAGGGGATTTCACGATTCCCTATGGATATGAACTGATCAGGACGGTGGATGCGAACAATGTTCAAACCTCTTCGAGCAGTTTTGGGTTGGGCGATATCTCTGCGGGTGTCTCCCGGCAGTTCACGGTCGAACATGGAAAGGTTCCCGACATACTGGCGAGTGTGCGCTTTAAATCGACGACCGGGAAAGATGCCTTCAATCTGCAGAGCAACTTGACGGCGCTCGGGACCGGGTTCAATGCGCTTCAAGGAAATCTGACGCTGTCGAAGTCGAGCGACCCGGTAGTGTTCTTTGGAAATCTTTCGTATACGGCTAATTTGCCGGGGAATCATACCGTTTCGGCGAACGATCCAACCAACCCTTCGGCAACGATGGTGGGACACTTCAAGCCGGGTGATGCGGTGGGATTCCAGCTTGGATCGATCCTGGCACTCAATCCAGAGGTATCGATGACGCTGGGCTGGGATCAGCGGTTCACGCGTAGCACCACGTTAAACGGGGTGGATATTCCGGCGTCGTATCTAGTAGAAGGAGCGTTGCGGTTTGGAACAACGTACGTGTACGCGCCGGGGAAAACGATCGACCTGAGCTTCGGCGTGGGGCTGACGCCGGATACGCCGAATCTGCAGTTCTCCGTGGGTGTGCCGTTTCGGTTCGGGCTGTGGGGGGCGAAACCAAAGAAGCTGGACGTGCACTAG